The following proteins are encoded in a genomic region of Brachyspira pilosicoli:
- a CDS encoding sugar ABC transporter ATP-binding protein yields the protein MSNKDTIISLKNIGKSFGSTRALESISFDFKRGDITAIVGANGAGKSTLIKIICGYHTKYEGDIFIEGNLVKFNSPLDAYAKGIQTVHQIINQGVIQNMTVAENLVLKDILTNRKNFFIKKKDYMEHAEKVADLMGISHSILNKEVFWTTQSERQLIIIARALESNPKLLILDEPTAAISEKETEILFEKLKGLREKNVTILYVSHRLHEIERMADSVVVIRDGKVSDIMEKPIKVNKIVTAMIGSVPKTIKATSNKERKMEPLLETKDLVFMKGADPINLTLYKGEITAIVGLIGAGKSEFGETLFSMRKPISGEIFMNGKKLNNKNISSAIKNGIHLIPEDRSNNAVFPNFDIAENITIPFLKKFSPKLIMNKKLEKKASLDIATKLSLKYGSIEDMMDSLSGGNQQKVIVARWIFQNYNLIILDEPFQGVDIASRFDIGKYIRNNIKDSTALILVADLDEAMEVADRIIVFNSKKMVFEQYGDEIDRDKLLYYISCSTEELNNNVSTLKE from the coding sequence ATGAGTAATAAAGACACTATAATAAGTTTAAAAAATATAGGTAAATCATTTGGTTCAACTAGAGCTTTAGAATCTATCTCTTTTGATTTCAAAAGGGGAGATATTACAGCTATAGTTGGAGCAAATGGTGCCGGTAAATCAACATTAATAAAAATAATATGCGGATATCATACTAAATATGAAGGTGATATATTTATAGAAGGAAATTTAGTTAAATTTAACAGTCCGCTTGATGCTTATGCCAAAGGTATACAAACAGTACACCAGATTATAAATCAAGGTGTTATACAAAATATGACTGTGGCAGAAAATTTAGTGCTAAAAGATATTCTAACCAATAGAAAAAACTTTTTTATAAAGAAAAAAGATTATATGGAACATGCTGAAAAAGTAGCTGATCTAATGGGAATAAGCCATAGTATATTAAACAAAGAAGTTTTTTGGACTACACAAAGTGAAAGACAGCTTATAATAATAGCAAGAGCCTTAGAATCTAATCCAAAGCTTCTTATTTTAGATGAGCCTACTGCAGCAATATCAGAAAAAGAAACCGAAATATTGTTTGAAAAACTCAAAGGGTTAAGAGAAAAAAATGTAACCATATTATATGTTTCGCATAGACTTCATGAAATAGAAAGAATGGCAGACAGTGTTGTAGTTATTAGAGACGGTAAAGTATCTGATATAATGGAAAAACCTATAAAAGTTAATAAAATTGTTACAGCTATGATTGGTTCTGTTCCTAAAACTATAAAGGCTACCTCTAATAAAGAAAGAAAAATGGAACCTCTATTAGAAACTAAAGATTTAGTATTTATGAAAGGTGCTGATCCTATTAATCTTACTTTATATAAAGGAGAAATAACAGCTATAGTTGGTCTAATAGGAGCAGGTAAAAGTGAATTTGGAGAGACTTTATTTTCTATGAGAAAACCAATTAGCGGCGAAATATTTATGAACGGTAAAAAACTAAATAATAAAAATATTAGTTCGGCTATAAAAAATGGAATACACTTAATACCTGAAGATAGAAGCAATAATGCTGTATTTCCAAATTTTGATATAGCAGAAAATATTACTATTCCTTTCTTAAAAAAATTCAGCCCTAAACTTATTATGAATAAAAAATTGGAAAAAAAGGCCTCTTTAGATATAGCTACAAAATTATCGCTTAAATACGGTTCTATTGAAGATATGATGGACAGCCTATCTGGAGGAAATCAGCAAAAAGTTATAGTAGCAAGATGGATATTCCAAAATTATAATCTAATTATATTGGATGAACCTTTTCAAGGTGTTGATATAGCATCAAGGTTTGATATAGGTAAATATATAAGAAATAACATTAAAGATAGTACAGCATTAATATTAGTTGCAGATTTAGATGAAGCTATGGAAGTCGCTGATAGAATAATAGTATTCAATTCTAAAAAAATGGTTTTTGAACAATATGGCGATGAAATAGATAGAGATAAATTATTGTATTATATAAGCTGCAGTACTGAAGAATTAAATAATAATGTTTCTACTTTAAAGGAGTAA
- the mtnK gene encoding S-methyl-5-thioribose kinase, with amino-acid sequence MAYKQLTIDTIPQYLQTIDEVKNLFTDFNDLEIKEIGDGNLNYVYSITNKKNDKETVILKQSVPFLRCVGENYPLEKDRMKIEIKALKKEYELCPNLVPKVYYFSEEMCVVIMQNLNKHKVLRGEIIEGKKFPKAAEDLTDFLSKTLFYTSDYYLDGKAKKALVVEYMNADLCNLTEDFIFTHPFEDNETNIYHEKLNLDEIKKFQRDAKLKIAAAEMKYAFMTKAEALLHGDFHLGSFMGNEEETYVIDPEFAFYGPIGFDIGKAMANFFIAYISQEYHQKRLGTNSKEFRKWLFDTAKYMLEGTLNKFEKLWKKHLEETKPLYWQYPEGKKDSDEYIKTVLNRIFKDSVGFAGCVFIRRTLGLAKNKDISSIEDLVERARLDWICLNIGREFLVNKDSIDSIEKVANIVNKYSMVDKL; translated from the coding sequence AAATAAAAGAAATCGGAGATGGAAATCTAAATTATGTTTATAGTATTACAAATAAAAAAAATGATAAAGAAACTGTAATATTAAAACAATCTGTACCTTTTTTAAGATGCGTTGGAGAAAATTATCCTTTAGAAAAAGACAGAATGAAAATAGAAATAAAAGCATTAAAAAAAGAATATGAATTATGTCCGAATTTAGTTCCTAAGGTATATTATTTCTCAGAAGAAATGTGTGTTGTAATAATGCAAAATTTAAATAAGCATAAAGTATTAAGAGGTGAAATAATAGAAGGTAAAAAATTCCCTAAAGCAGCAGAAGATTTAACAGATTTTCTCTCTAAAACATTATTTTACACATCAGATTATTACTTAGATGGAAAGGCAAAAAAGGCCCTTGTTGTAGAATATATGAATGCAGATTTGTGTAATTTAACTGAAGATTTTATATTTACTCATCCATTTGAAGATAATGAAACTAATATTTATCATGAAAAATTAAATTTAGATGAAATAAAAAAATTCCAAAGAGATGCCAAACTAAAAATTGCAGCTGCTGAAATGAAATATGCTTTTATGACTAAAGCTGAAGCATTATTACATGGTGATTTCCATTTGGGAAGCTTTATGGGTAATGAAGAAGAAACTTATGTAATAGACCCAGAGTTTGCATTTTACGGTCCTATTGGTTTTGATATAGGAAAAGCTATGGCTAATTTCTTTATTGCTTATATTTCTCAAGAGTATCATCAAAAAAGATTAGGAACAAATTCAAAAGAGTTTAGAAAATGGCTTTTTGATACTGCTAAATATATGCTTGAAGGAACTCTAAATAAATTTGAAAAATTGTGGAAAAAACATTTAGAAGAAACTAAACCTTTATATTGGCAATATCCTGAAGGAAAAAAAGATTCAGATGAATATATTAAAACAGTCTTAAATAGAATATTTAAAGATTCTGTAGGTTTTGCAGGATGCGTATTTATAAGAAGAACTTTAGGACTTGCAAAAAATAAAGATATTTCATCAATTGAAGATTTAGTAGAAAGAGCAAGACTCGATTGGATATGTTTAAACATAGGAAGAGAATTCTTAGTAAATAAAGATAGTATAGATTCTATAGAAAAAGTTGCTAATATAGTAAATAAATATTCTATGGTAGATAAATTATGA